The following proteins are co-located in the Desulfatitalea tepidiphila genome:
- a CDS encoding NRDE family protein gives MCLIAFAYTVHPAYRLVLAANRDEFYDRPTAPLGHWQDHTEILAGRDLQQQGTWMGVNARGCIAAITNYRDPKNIKPGAPSRGHLVSDYLLGDMPPTQYLQSIQAAADKYNGFNLIVGDPDGLFYFSNYDQTIRKVEAGVHGLSNHLFDSPWPKVQRSKSKLQEVLNSGGKFSEEKIWRLLQDQTPAPDHHLPDTGIDFAWERMLSPVFITSPTYGTRSSSLLTVDHQGRFRFSEITWQPGQPKPTEAFRRSFAFHIPMKGP, from the coding sequence ATGTGCCTGATCGCATTCGCCTATACTGTTCATCCCGCCTATCGCCTGGTGTTGGCGGCCAACCGGGACGAATTCTACGACCGGCCCACCGCTCCCCTCGGCCACTGGCAGGACCACACCGAAATCCTGGCCGGCAGGGATCTGCAGCAGCAGGGCACCTGGATGGGCGTCAATGCCAGGGGATGCATCGCGGCCATCACCAACTACCGCGACCCGAAAAATATAAAACCCGGGGCACCCTCAAGGGGCCATCTGGTTTCCGATTATCTGCTGGGCGATATGCCGCCGACGCAATACCTGCAATCCATTCAGGCCGCCGCGGATAAATACAACGGGTTCAACCTGATCGTCGGCGACCCCGACGGCCTGTTCTATTTCTCCAATTATGACCAAACCATCAGGAAAGTCGAAGCCGGTGTCCATGGTCTGAGCAACCACCTGTTCGACAGCCCCTGGCCCAAGGTGCAACGGTCCAAAAGCAAACTTCAGGAAGTGCTGAATAGTGGCGGCAAATTTTCCGAAGAAAAGATATGGCGTCTATTGCAGGATCAGACCCCTGCACCGGACCACCACCTGCCTGACACCGGCATCGACTTCGCCTGGGAGCGTATGCTCAGCCCGGTCTTTATCACCAGCCCGACCTACGGCACCCGGTCTTCATCGCTGCTCACCGTGGACCATCAGGGCCGCTTTCGCTTCAGCGAAATCACCTGGCAGCCGGGTCAACCCAAGCCCACTGAGGCGTTTCGGCGCAGCTTTGCCTTCCACATCCCGATGAAAGGTCCTTGA